In Rissa tridactyla isolate bRisTri1 chromosome 23, bRisTri1.patW.cur.20221130, whole genome shotgun sequence, the following are encoded in one genomic region:
- the MUC1 gene encoding mucin-1, whose amino-acid sequence MAFTALLLLLLLGAGNCDMAMSETTVETTTTETTTTETTTTDTTTAETTAETTANPTITTPNVTISKTTVGNGNRTSISSHTVVFTHATNTTNSQPGNSSAGNATAESTAVPVSSTAVVSHANATTNGSNWITPVGTNTTNSSSAAPTPTAGAGTAIPISSATGNGTSSPRVVPTRETSVTSQGSPASGQPSTAVPASSRGPSPSKPPAPLPTGVQLLLRVLLSFRILNRSFNESLRDPTSKEYRNLSNAVLTMYERVFGCASCVGGQTYKGCSELQFSQGSVEVQSTLIFGPGNDTVTSAAAGQQLRRSVDQDGFIMGLQLADIQSERELGAGPTGLPSGADTDGSGPLSGTEEVTSPAPVPAVPDWAIALLVLVCILLLLNILTCFLMTTCTCRRKSRGKLDLLSTKDSYHPMAEYAPYQSHGRYVSPNSKPNPYSQVAGSNGGGAGTFTYTNPATTSDNL is encoded by the exons ATGGCGTTCAccgccctcctgctgctgctgctgctgggcgcag GTAACTGTGACATGGCCATGAGTGAGACCACCGTGGAGACAACCACAACCGAAACAACCACCACAGAGACGACCACCACTGACACGACCACTGCGGAGACAACCGCGGAGACGACCGCCAACCCCACGATCACCACTCCCAACGTCACGATCTCCAAAACCACAGTGGGCAACGGGAACCGAACCTCCATCTCCTCCCACACCGTAGTCTTCACCCACGCCACCAACACCACAAACTCCCAGCCCGGCAACAGCTCCGCAGGCAACGCCACAGCCGAGAGCACCGCGGTGCCCGTCTCGAGCACCGCCGTCGTCTCCCACGCCAATGCCACCACGAACGGCAGCAACTGGATCACCCCCGTCGGCACCAACACGACCAACAGCAGCTCTGCGGCTCCCACCCCCACCGCGGGCGCTGGCACCGCGATCCCCATCTCCAGCGCCACAGGCAACGGGACCAGCAGCCCTCGGGTCGTCCCCACGCGGGAAACCTCTGTCACCAGCCAGGGCAGCCCAGCTTCTGGGCAGCCCTCCACGGCTGTGCCGGCCAGTAGCaggggtcccagccccagcaaACCCCCAGCCCCGCTTCCCACCGGGGTCCAGCTGCTCCTCCGCGTCCTGCTCTCCTTCCGCATCCTCAACAGGAGCTTCAACGAGAGCCTGCGCGACCCCACCTCCAAGGAGTACAGGAACCTGAGCAACGCGGTCTTGACCATG TACGAACGCGTCTTTGGCTGCGCGAGCTGCGTGGGCGGGCAGACCTACAAGGGATGCAGCGAGCTCCAGTTCAG CCAAGGCTCGGTGGAGGTGCAGTCCACCCTCATCTTTGGGCCCGGCAATGACACCGTCACCAGCGCCGCCgctgggcagcagctgaggaggagcgTGGACCAGGACGGCTTCATCATGGGCCTGCAGCTGGCCGACATCCAGAGTGAGCGGGAGCTGGGGGCTGG ccccacgggtcTGCCCAGCGGCGCAGACACGGACGGCTCTGGTCCTCTTTCAGGCACCGAGGAGGTGACGTCCCCAGCGCCGGTGCCTGCAGTCCCGGATTGGGCCATTGCTCTGCTGGTCCTGGtctgcatcctgctgctgctgaacatcCTCACCTGCTTCCTGATG aCCACCTGCACCTGCCGCCGGAAAAGCCGAGGGAAGCTGGACCTGCTCAGCACAAAGGATTCCTACCACCCCATGGCCGAGTACGCACCGTACCAGAGCCACGGCCGCTACGTGTCACCCAACAGCAAGCCCAACCCCTACAGCCAG gtGGCCGGTAGCAATGGCGGGGGGGCCGGCACCTTCACCTACACGAACCCCGCCACCACCTCCGACAACCTCTGA